Proteins encoded together in one Porites lutea chromosome 2, jaPorLute2.1, whole genome shotgun sequence window:
- the LOC140925781 gene encoding uncharacterized protein yields MAQIALRKTADQAKSLYREAAQVSKNNTYMDDICDSVHSVQQAKQLATELDEVFLKGGFQVKGWLSNQSLENKIVGQEKPEMKLLRGITQEKILGTVWNHAKDMLLFNVNPPNDITLTKRTVLSQIAQLFDPVGFAAAFLVRAKIGMQHLRQQGLDWDQELPSAAREEWISFFQEI; encoded by the coding sequence ATGGCACAGATCGCTTTGAGAAAAACTGCAGACCAAGCAAAGAGTTTGTATCGCGAAGCTGCCCAGGTATCGAAGAACAATACCTACATGGACGACATTTGTGATTCCGTCCATTCCGTTCAGCAAGCCAAGCAACTTGCAACTGAGCTGGATGAAGTGTTCTTGAAAGGTGGATTCCAAGTCAAGGGATGGCTCTCAAACCAGTCTTTAGAGAACAAAATTGTCGGACAAGAGAAACCTGAAATGAAATTGCTACGAGGTATAACACAAGAGAAGATACTAGGAACTGTTTGGAATCATGCCAAAGATATGCTCCTGTTCAACGTTAACCCACCTAACGACATCACTCTGACCAAGAGAACAGTTCTTAGCCAAATTGCTCAATTATTTGATCCCGTTGGATTCGCAGCAGCCTTCCTAGTTCGAGCAAAAATCGGAATGCAGCATCTGAGGCAACAAGGTTTAGACTGGGATCAAGAGCTGCCTTCAGCAGCACGGGAAGAATGGATTAGTTTCTTTCAAGAAATTTAA
- the LOC140925780 gene encoding uncharacterized protein, with the protein MQFEKVVFSDSNIVLTWIRSQARESKPFVSARVAEIQSNSDPSQWRHVAEEFIVADDVSCGIPAQQLIGRWKQGPEFLRLPEEEWPKENSTADLNEVEKEYRKTQAILLTGSPEVIDCKKFSNWRKLVRTSAYVFRFIWNLHTRCQAKKLPETPEQQMQVSHGLLMPQELEKAEKYWVKESQKTLQDPLKKGELQQLSPFTDENGIIRVGGRVDEALVSYETKHPAMLPRDHWISLLITQHFDQIGLLVGQPQ; encoded by the coding sequence ATGCAATTTGAGAAAGTCGTATTCTCAGACAGCAACATTGTATTAACATGGATTCGCAGTCAAGCGAGAGAGTCCAAACCGTTTGTGTCTGCACGAGTAGCAGAGATTCAAAGCAATTCTGATCCGTCTCAGTGGAGACATGTCGCGGAAGAGTTTATTGTCGCCGATGACGTCTCTTGTGGTATACCGGCACAACAACTGATTGGTAGATGGAAGCAGGGACCAGAATTCTTACGACTGCCCGAGGAGGAGTGGCCTAAAGAAAATTCAACAGCTGACCTGAATGAAGTAGAAAAGGAATACCGTAAAACTCAAGCCATTCTGCTCACCGGTTCCCCTGAAGTTATCGACTGCAAGAAGTTTTCAAATTGGAGAAAACTTGTCAGAACAAGTGCCTATGTATTTAGATTCATCTGGAATTTACATACCCGATgtcaagcaaagaaattacCTGAAACCCCTGAACAGCAGATGCAAGTGAGCCATGGACTATTGATGCCGCAAGAACTGGAGAAAGCCGAGAAGTACTGGGTTAAAGAAAGCCAGAAAACCCTCCAAGACCCCCTGAAGAAGGGAGAGCTCCAACAGCTAAGCCCGTTTACAGACGAAAACGGAATAATAAGAGTTGGTGGTCGAGTAGATGAAGCCTTAGTTTCCTATGAAACCAAACACCCTGCTATGCTCCCCCGAGACCACTGGATATCTCTTCTGATAACTCAACACTTTGATCAAATCGGACTGCTGGTGGGGCAACCACAGTAG
- the LOC140925782 gene encoding uncharacterized protein, with protein sequence MGVAAKPCECEADKLSPVERRQLKIIEDSCQKIGHQWLIPYPWKEDPKKLPNNEVQAKKKLEATERRLSRTPEHAAAYDRQMMEMTEMQFARKLTKQELETYKGPVHYIAHHKIVRPEKTTPIRIVCNSSASFQGHQLNDYWMKGPDLLNSLSGVTLRFRENEVAVTGDNSKMYHRVLIHEQDQQVHRYLWRNMETN encoded by the coding sequence ATGGGAGTCGCTGCTAAGCCTTGTGAATGTGAAGCTGACAAGTTAAGTCCCGTAGAACGAAGACAATTGAAAATTATTGAAGACTCCTGTCAAAAGATTGGACACCAGTGGCTAATACCATATCCATGGAAAGAAGACCCGAAGAAACTGCCCAACAATGAAGTACAAGCTAAGAAGAAGCTAGAAGCAACTGAGCGCCGCCTGTCAAGAACACCAGAACATGCAGCTGCCTATGACAGACAAATGATGGAAATGACAGAGATGCAGTTTGCACGCAAGCTCACAAAGCAGGAATTGGAGACATACAAGGGACCAGTCCATTACATTGCCCACCACAAGATAGTGAGACCCGAAAAGACAACGCCCATCCGCATAGTCTGCAACTCATCTGCTTCATTTCAAGGTCACCAACTGAATGATTATTGGATGAAAGGGCCTGATCTGCTAAACAGCCTTTCTGGAGTCACCTTACGATTTAGAGAAAATGAAGTAGCTGTAACCGGAGACAATTCAAAAATGTATCACAGGGTTCTTATCCACGAGCAAGATCAGCAAGTTCACCGATACCTGTGGAGAAACATGGAAACTAATTGA